A genomic window from Nicotiana sylvestris chromosome 11, ASM39365v2, whole genome shotgun sequence includes:
- the LOC104238151 gene encoding E3 ubiquitin-protein ligase PUB24-like, which produces MEEVEIPQYFLCPISLQIMKDPVTTVTGITYDRESIEMWLLTAEEETETAACPVTKQPLPKDTELLTPNHMLRRLIQAWCIVNAEKGVDRIPTPKYPMNKSNILRLIRQVNNNDHQLCAEALRKMADLVSENEKNRKCMEQVGAIKAMVYFIVKSFKCEKLIPGIEEALRIFQLIWNPISENKQYVKDNHDLVQAILWILKSELKTSHVLIKTHAMMVLKNVTEVSSSNLLSGLDPDFFRQMANTLRKNGKYYISQQATKAALQVLIDACPWGRNRLKIVESGAIFELIELELSNPEKRVSELVFCLLANLCVLADGRAELLKHAAGIAVVTKRTLRISSATDDSALQILGLIAKFSATNEVLLEMLRVGGVSKLCMVIQADCEPHLKKKAREILRAHSHIWSNSPCIQVYLLTRYPGQ; this is translated from the coding sequence ATGGAAGAAGTAGAGATACCCCAATATTTTTTATGTCCTATATCACTTCAAATAATGAAAGATCCGGTGACGACGGTGACCGGAATAACGTACGACCGGGAAAGCATCGAGATGTGGTTGTTAACGGCGGAGGAAGAGACGGAGACGGCAGCGTGTCCGGTAACAAAGCAACCTTTGCCAAAAGACACCGAGTTGTTGACACCAAATCATATGCTCCGGCGGCTAATTCAAGCTTGGTGCATAGTCAACGCAGAGAAAGGCGTTGACCGAATTCCAACACCAAAGTATCCTATGAACAAATCGAATATTCTCCGATTAATTCGACAAGTTAATAATAATGATCATCAGCTTTGTGCTGAAGCTTTGAGGAAAATGGCTGATTTGGTTAGTGAGAATGAGAAGAATAGGAAATGCATGGAGCAAGTTGGTGCAATTAAGGCTATGGTTTATTTCATAGTAAAAAGTTTCAAATGTGAGAAATTAATTCCTGGTATTGAAGAAGCTTTGAGGATTTTCCAGTTAATTTGGAATCCGATATCCGAAAACAAGCAGTATGTAAAGGATAACCATGATTTAGTTCAAGCTATTTTATGGATTTTGAAGAGCGAATTAAAAACCAGTCACGTCCTAATCAAGACTCATGCAATGATGGTCTTGAAGAACGTGACAGAAGTCTCGAGTTCAAATCTTTTATCAGGATTAGACCCCGATTTTTTCCGACAAATGGCGAATACATTGCGAAAAAATGGAAAGTACTACATCTCTCAACAAGCAACAAAAGCAGCTTTGCAAGTGCTAATAGATGCATGTCCATGGGGAAGAAATAGGCTAAAAATCGTCGAATCGGGAGCCATTTTCGAGCTAATTGAGCTAGAATTATCTAACCCTGAGAAAAGGGTTAGTGAATTAGTATTCTGTCTATTGGCTAATCTGTGTGTATTAGCTGATGGGAGAGCAGAATTGTTGAAACATGCAGCTGGAATTGCAGTGGTCACAAAAAGGACACTAAGGATATCTTCAGCTACAGATGATAGTGCACTTCAAATTCTTGGTTTAATTGCTAAGTTTTCTGCCACAAACGAAGTGTTATTGGAAATGTTAAGAGTAGGAGGGGTATCAAAACTTTGCATGGTAATTCAAGCAGATTGCGAACCTCATTTGAAGAAGAAAGCAAGAGAGATATTGAGAGCACATTCTCATATTTGGAGTAATTCTCCTTGTATACAAGTTTATCTTTTGACAAGATATCCTGGGCAATAG